The Streptosporangiales bacterium genome window below encodes:
- a CDS encoding transcriptional regulator, producing the protein MQPLRGGDVSTSPRSGCAINAAVEAFGDQWTPVVLRDMIFGGKRYFRELLTGSEEGIASNLLADRLARLVDSGLLTRAEARRGQRARYTLTEPAIQLVPVLAALGSWGLRHRDTTPRLAARARVLEEGGTELWHRLMDELRVAHLGSPDPHPERPSAMAALREAVASAEATPPTTGVRGGRRD; encoded by the coding sequence ATGCAACCACTTCGTGGAGGTGACGTGAGCACCTCACCCCGTTCCGGGTGCGCGATCAACGCCGCGGTCGAAGCGTTCGGTGATCAGTGGACGCCGGTCGTACTCCGCGACATGATCTTCGGTGGCAAGCGGTACTTCCGGGAGCTCCTCACCGGTTCCGAGGAAGGCATCGCGTCGAACTTGCTCGCGGACCGTCTCGCCCGGCTCGTCGACTCCGGCTTGCTGACGCGCGCGGAGGCGCGACGAGGCCAGCGCGCGCGCTACACCCTCACGGAGCCGGCGATCCAGCTCGTGCCCGTGCTAGCGGCACTCGGCTCCTGGGGACTCCGACACCGGGACACGACCCCGCGCCTCGCAGCACGCGCACGCGTACTCGAGGAAGGCGGCACCGAGCTCTGGCACCGCCTGATGGACGAGCTGCGCGTCGCACACCTCGGCTCTCCCGACCCACACCCGGAACGGCCATCGGCGATGGCAGCACTACGGGAGGCGGTCGCGTCTGCGGAAGCCACTCCGCCAACCACCGGCGTCAGAGGCGGTCGCCGGGACTGA